One stretch of Brachyhypopomus gauderio isolate BG-103 chromosome 10, BGAUD_0.2, whole genome shotgun sequence DNA includes these proteins:
- the LOC143525258 gene encoding 6-phosphofructo-2-kinase/fructose-2,6-bisphosphatase-like isoform X5 produces the protein MDHLQSALTQNPLEKIWVPWMSSKLRRRRGSSVPQFTNSPTMIVMVGLPARGKTYISKKLTRYLNWIGVPTKVYNVGQYRREAVRAYSNFEFFRPDNEEAMKIRKACALSALKDVSAYFTQDHGQVAVFDATNTTQERREIILSFAKDNGYKVFFVESVCDDPEIIAENIKQVKLSSPDYVGCDKEEAVADFLKRIECYKVSYVPLDEDRDRNLSYIKIFNVGSRYLVNRVQDHIQSRIVYYLMNIHVTPRTIYLCRHGESDLNLLGRIGGDSGLSPRGNKFAAALGKYIRGQCIPDLKIWTSHMRRTIQTAEGVGVAYEQWKALNEIDAGVCEEMTYEEIQEHYPEEFALRDQDKYRYRYPKGESYEDLVHRLEPVIMELERQENVLVVCHQAVMRCLLAYFLDKSADELPYLKCPLHTVLKLTPVAYGCKVDPVFLNIEAVNTHRDRPVNVSVDRDPMDALLTVPEHI, from the exons GGGCCTCCCGGCCAGAGGGAAGACCTACATCTCCAAGAAGCTCACACGCTACCTCAACTGGATCGGAGTCCCCACCAAAG TGTACAATGTGGGGCAGTATCGCAGGGAAGCTGTTCGAGCCTACTCGAATTTTGAATTCTTTCGTCCAGACAATGAAGAAGCCATGAAAATTCGCAA AGCTTGTGCCCTTTCTGCTTTGAAGGATGTTTCTGCCTACTTCACTCAGGATCATGGCCAGGTTGCG GTCTTTgatgccacaaacacaacgcaGGAGCGGAGAGAGATAATCCTCTCCTTTGCTAAAGACAACGGCTAcaaa GTGTTCTTTGTGGAGTCTGTCTGTGATGACCCTGAGATCATTGCAGAAAACATCAAG CAAGTAAAGCTAAGCAGTCCTGACTATGTGGGCTGTGATAAAGAAGAGGCAGTGGCCGACTTCCTGAAGAGAATCGAGTGCTACAAGGTCTCCTATGTGCCCCTGGATGAAGACCGTGACCG aAACCTGTCCTACATAAAGATCTTTAATGTAGGCAGCAGGTACTTGGTGAATCGTGTGCAGGACCACATTCAGAGCAGGATCGTCTACTATCTGATGAACATCCACGTCACACCACGCACTATTTACTTGTGCCGTCATGGCGAGAGTGACCTGAACCTGCTTGGCCGTATCGGGGGCGATTCGGGCCTCTCACCCCGTGGAAACAAG TTTGCCGCTGCTCTTGGGAAGTACATTCGGGGCCAGTGTATCCCGGACCTGAAGATCTGGACCAGTCACATGAGGAGGACCATCCAAACGGCAGAGGGAGTGGGCGTGGCCTACGAGCAATGGAAAGCCCTCAACGAGATCGACGCA ggtgtgtgtgaggaaatgACGTATGAGGAGATTCAGGAACACTATCCAGAAGAGTTTGCCCTTCGGGACCAGGACAAATACCGGTACCGCTACCCGAAAGGAGAG TCGTACGAGGACTTGGTGCACAGGTTGGAGCCCGTCATCATGGAGCTGGAGAGGCAGGAGAACGTGCTGGTGGTGTGTCACCAGGCCGTCATGAGGTGTCTGCTGGCCTACTTCCTAGACAAGAGTGCAG ATGAACTCCCCTACCTGAAGTGTCCTCTACACACGGTGCTTAAGCTCACACCTGTGGCCTACG GCTGTAAAGTGGATCCAGTTTTCCTGAACATTGAGGCTGTGAACACGCACAGAGACAGACCTGTG AATGTCAGTGTGGACCGAGACCCCATGGATGCCCTCCTAACGGTTCCAGAGCACATCTAG
- the LOC143525258 gene encoding 6-phosphofructo-2-kinase/fructose-2,6-bisphosphatase-like isoform X2 → MQGASVMRAVVEGPGTAPRYQRPHASVPQFTNSPTMIVMVGLPARGKTYISKKLTRYLNWIGVPTKVYNVGQYRREAVRAYSNFEFFRPDNEEAMKIRKACALSALKDVSAYFTQDHGQVAVFDATNTTQERREIILSFAKDNGYKVFFVESVCDDPEIIAENIKQVKLSSPDYVGCDKEEAVADFLKRIECYKVSYVPLDEDRDRNLSYIKIFNVGSRYLVNRVQDHIQSRIVYYLMNIHVTPRTIYLCRHGESDLNLLGRIGGDSGLSPRGNKFAAALGKYIRGQCIPDLKIWTSHMRRTIQTAEGVGVAYEQWKALNEIDAGVCEEMTYEEIQEHYPEEFALRDQDKYRYRYPKGESYEDLVHRLEPVIMELERQENVLVVCHQAVMRCLLAYFLDKSADELPYLKCPLHTVLKLTPVAYGCKVDPVFLNIEAVNTHRDRPVCEDAQAGSAPSSRHNRIQPMASPAPNKAPSLPELGLNDLSLQNVSVDRDPMDALLTVPEHI, encoded by the exons GGGCCTCCCGGCCAGAGGGAAGACCTACATCTCCAAGAAGCTCACACGCTACCTCAACTGGATCGGAGTCCCCACCAAAG TGTACAATGTGGGGCAGTATCGCAGGGAAGCTGTTCGAGCCTACTCGAATTTTGAATTCTTTCGTCCAGACAATGAAGAAGCCATGAAAATTCGCAA AGCTTGTGCCCTTTCTGCTTTGAAGGATGTTTCTGCCTACTTCACTCAGGATCATGGCCAGGTTGCG GTCTTTgatgccacaaacacaacgcaGGAGCGGAGAGAGATAATCCTCTCCTTTGCTAAAGACAACGGCTAcaaa GTGTTCTTTGTGGAGTCTGTCTGTGATGACCCTGAGATCATTGCAGAAAACATCAAG CAAGTAAAGCTAAGCAGTCCTGACTATGTGGGCTGTGATAAAGAAGAGGCAGTGGCCGACTTCCTGAAGAGAATCGAGTGCTACAAGGTCTCCTATGTGCCCCTGGATGAAGACCGTGACCG aAACCTGTCCTACATAAAGATCTTTAATGTAGGCAGCAGGTACTTGGTGAATCGTGTGCAGGACCACATTCAGAGCAGGATCGTCTACTATCTGATGAACATCCACGTCACACCACGCACTATTTACTTGTGCCGTCATGGCGAGAGTGACCTGAACCTGCTTGGCCGTATCGGGGGCGATTCGGGCCTCTCACCCCGTGGAAACAAG TTTGCCGCTGCTCTTGGGAAGTACATTCGGGGCCAGTGTATCCCGGACCTGAAGATCTGGACCAGTCACATGAGGAGGACCATCCAAACGGCAGAGGGAGTGGGCGTGGCCTACGAGCAATGGAAAGCCCTCAACGAGATCGACGCA ggtgtgtgtgaggaaatgACGTATGAGGAGATTCAGGAACACTATCCAGAAGAGTTTGCCCTTCGGGACCAGGACAAATACCGGTACCGCTACCCGAAAGGAGAG TCGTACGAGGACTTGGTGCACAGGTTGGAGCCCGTCATCATGGAGCTGGAGAGGCAGGAGAACGTGCTGGTGGTGTGTCACCAGGCCGTCATGAGGTGTCTGCTGGCCTACTTCCTAGACAAGAGTGCAG ATGAACTCCCCTACCTGAAGTGTCCTCTACACACGGTGCTTAAGCTCACACCTGTGGCCTACG GCTGTAAAGTGGATCCAGTTTTCCTGAACATTGAGGCTGTGAACACGCACAGAGACAGACCTGTG TGTGAGGATGCTCaggctggctccgccccctcctccaGACACAACCGCATCCAGCCAATggccagccccgcccccaacaaGGCTCCCAGCCTACCTGAGCTGGGCTTGAATGATCTTAGCTTGCAG AATGTCAGTGTGGACCGAGACCCCATGGATGCCCTCCTAACGGTTCCAGAGCACATCTAG
- the LOC143525258 gene encoding 6-phosphofructo-2-kinase/fructose-2,6-bisphosphatase-like isoform X3 — protein MEPKRPQIRNRVRCESTASVPQFTNSPTMIVMVGLPARGKTYISKKLTRYLNWIGVPTKVYNVGQYRREAVRAYSNFEFFRPDNEEAMKIRKACALSALKDVSAYFTQDHGQVAVFDATNTTQERREIILSFAKDNGYKVFFVESVCDDPEIIAENIKQVKLSSPDYVGCDKEEAVADFLKRIECYKVSYVPLDEDRDRNLSYIKIFNVGSRYLVNRVQDHIQSRIVYYLMNIHVTPRTIYLCRHGESDLNLLGRIGGDSGLSPRGNKFAAALGKYIRGQCIPDLKIWTSHMRRTIQTAEGVGVAYEQWKALNEIDAGVCEEMTYEEIQEHYPEEFALRDQDKYRYRYPKGESYEDLVHRLEPVIMELERQENVLVVCHQAVMRCLLAYFLDKSADELPYLKCPLHTVLKLTPVAYGCKVDPVFLNIEAVNTHRDRPVCEDAQAGSAPSSRHNRIQPMASPAPNKAPSLPELGLNDLSLQNVSVDRDPMDALLTVPEHI, from the exons GGGCCTCCCGGCCAGAGGGAAGACCTACATCTCCAAGAAGCTCACACGCTACCTCAACTGGATCGGAGTCCCCACCAAAG TGTACAATGTGGGGCAGTATCGCAGGGAAGCTGTTCGAGCCTACTCGAATTTTGAATTCTTTCGTCCAGACAATGAAGAAGCCATGAAAATTCGCAA AGCTTGTGCCCTTTCTGCTTTGAAGGATGTTTCTGCCTACTTCACTCAGGATCATGGCCAGGTTGCG GTCTTTgatgccacaaacacaacgcaGGAGCGGAGAGAGATAATCCTCTCCTTTGCTAAAGACAACGGCTAcaaa GTGTTCTTTGTGGAGTCTGTCTGTGATGACCCTGAGATCATTGCAGAAAACATCAAG CAAGTAAAGCTAAGCAGTCCTGACTATGTGGGCTGTGATAAAGAAGAGGCAGTGGCCGACTTCCTGAAGAGAATCGAGTGCTACAAGGTCTCCTATGTGCCCCTGGATGAAGACCGTGACCG aAACCTGTCCTACATAAAGATCTTTAATGTAGGCAGCAGGTACTTGGTGAATCGTGTGCAGGACCACATTCAGAGCAGGATCGTCTACTATCTGATGAACATCCACGTCACACCACGCACTATTTACTTGTGCCGTCATGGCGAGAGTGACCTGAACCTGCTTGGCCGTATCGGGGGCGATTCGGGCCTCTCACCCCGTGGAAACAAG TTTGCCGCTGCTCTTGGGAAGTACATTCGGGGCCAGTGTATCCCGGACCTGAAGATCTGGACCAGTCACATGAGGAGGACCATCCAAACGGCAGAGGGAGTGGGCGTGGCCTACGAGCAATGGAAAGCCCTCAACGAGATCGACGCA ggtgtgtgtgaggaaatgACGTATGAGGAGATTCAGGAACACTATCCAGAAGAGTTTGCCCTTCGGGACCAGGACAAATACCGGTACCGCTACCCGAAAGGAGAG TCGTACGAGGACTTGGTGCACAGGTTGGAGCCCGTCATCATGGAGCTGGAGAGGCAGGAGAACGTGCTGGTGGTGTGTCACCAGGCCGTCATGAGGTGTCTGCTGGCCTACTTCCTAGACAAGAGTGCAG ATGAACTCCCCTACCTGAAGTGTCCTCTACACACGGTGCTTAAGCTCACACCTGTGGCCTACG GCTGTAAAGTGGATCCAGTTTTCCTGAACATTGAGGCTGTGAACACGCACAGAGACAGACCTGTG TGTGAGGATGCTCaggctggctccgccccctcctccaGACACAACCGCATCCAGCCAATggccagccccgcccccaacaaGGCTCCCAGCCTACCTGAGCTGGGCTTGAATGATCTTAGCTTGCAG AATGTCAGTGTGGACCGAGACCCCATGGATGCCCTCCTAACGGTTCCAGAGCACATCTAG
- the LOC143525258 gene encoding 6-phosphofructo-2-kinase/fructose-2,6-bisphosphatase-like isoform X1: MDHLQSALTQNPLEKIWVPWMSSKLRRRRGSSVPQFTNSPTMIVMVGLPARGKTYISKKLTRYLNWIGVPTKVYNVGQYRREAVRAYSNFEFFRPDNEEAMKIRKACALSALKDVSAYFTQDHGQVAVFDATNTTQERREIILSFAKDNGYKVFFVESVCDDPEIIAENIKQVKLSSPDYVGCDKEEAVADFLKRIECYKVSYVPLDEDRDRNLSYIKIFNVGSRYLVNRVQDHIQSRIVYYLMNIHVTPRTIYLCRHGESDLNLLGRIGGDSGLSPRGNKFAAALGKYIRGQCIPDLKIWTSHMRRTIQTAEGVGVAYEQWKALNEIDAGVCEEMTYEEIQEHYPEEFALRDQDKYRYRYPKGESYEDLVHRLEPVIMELERQENVLVVCHQAVMRCLLAYFLDKSADELPYLKCPLHTVLKLTPVAYGCKVDPVFLNIEAVNTHRDRPVCEDAQAGSAPSSRHNRIQPMASPAPNKAPSLPELGLNDLSLQNVSVDRDPMDALLTVPEHI; the protein is encoded by the exons GGGCCTCCCGGCCAGAGGGAAGACCTACATCTCCAAGAAGCTCACACGCTACCTCAACTGGATCGGAGTCCCCACCAAAG TGTACAATGTGGGGCAGTATCGCAGGGAAGCTGTTCGAGCCTACTCGAATTTTGAATTCTTTCGTCCAGACAATGAAGAAGCCATGAAAATTCGCAA AGCTTGTGCCCTTTCTGCTTTGAAGGATGTTTCTGCCTACTTCACTCAGGATCATGGCCAGGTTGCG GTCTTTgatgccacaaacacaacgcaGGAGCGGAGAGAGATAATCCTCTCCTTTGCTAAAGACAACGGCTAcaaa GTGTTCTTTGTGGAGTCTGTCTGTGATGACCCTGAGATCATTGCAGAAAACATCAAG CAAGTAAAGCTAAGCAGTCCTGACTATGTGGGCTGTGATAAAGAAGAGGCAGTGGCCGACTTCCTGAAGAGAATCGAGTGCTACAAGGTCTCCTATGTGCCCCTGGATGAAGACCGTGACCG aAACCTGTCCTACATAAAGATCTTTAATGTAGGCAGCAGGTACTTGGTGAATCGTGTGCAGGACCACATTCAGAGCAGGATCGTCTACTATCTGATGAACATCCACGTCACACCACGCACTATTTACTTGTGCCGTCATGGCGAGAGTGACCTGAACCTGCTTGGCCGTATCGGGGGCGATTCGGGCCTCTCACCCCGTGGAAACAAG TTTGCCGCTGCTCTTGGGAAGTACATTCGGGGCCAGTGTATCCCGGACCTGAAGATCTGGACCAGTCACATGAGGAGGACCATCCAAACGGCAGAGGGAGTGGGCGTGGCCTACGAGCAATGGAAAGCCCTCAACGAGATCGACGCA ggtgtgtgtgaggaaatgACGTATGAGGAGATTCAGGAACACTATCCAGAAGAGTTTGCCCTTCGGGACCAGGACAAATACCGGTACCGCTACCCGAAAGGAGAG TCGTACGAGGACTTGGTGCACAGGTTGGAGCCCGTCATCATGGAGCTGGAGAGGCAGGAGAACGTGCTGGTGGTGTGTCACCAGGCCGTCATGAGGTGTCTGCTGGCCTACTTCCTAGACAAGAGTGCAG ATGAACTCCCCTACCTGAAGTGTCCTCTACACACGGTGCTTAAGCTCACACCTGTGGCCTACG GCTGTAAAGTGGATCCAGTTTTCCTGAACATTGAGGCTGTGAACACGCACAGAGACAGACCTGTG TGTGAGGATGCTCaggctggctccgccccctcctccaGACACAACCGCATCCAGCCAATggccagccccgcccccaacaaGGCTCCCAGCCTACCTGAGCTGGGCTTGAATGATCTTAGCTTGCAG AATGTCAGTGTGGACCGAGACCCCATGGATGCCCTCCTAACGGTTCCAGAGCACATCTAG
- the LOC143525258 gene encoding 6-phosphofructo-2-kinase/fructose-2,6-bisphosphatase-like isoform X4: MIVMVGLPARGKTYISKKLTRYLNWIGVPTKVYNVGQYRREAVRAYSNFEFFRPDNEEAMKIRKACALSALKDVSAYFTQDHGQVAVFDATNTTQERREIILSFAKDNGYKVFFVESVCDDPEIIAENIKQVKLSSPDYVGCDKEEAVADFLKRIECYKVSYVPLDEDRDRNLSYIKIFNVGSRYLVNRVQDHIQSRIVYYLMNIHVTPRTIYLCRHGESDLNLLGRIGGDSGLSPRGNKFAAALGKYIRGQCIPDLKIWTSHMRRTIQTAEGVGVAYEQWKALNEIDAGVCEEMTYEEIQEHYPEEFALRDQDKYRYRYPKGESYEDLVHRLEPVIMELERQENVLVVCHQAVMRCLLAYFLDKSADELPYLKCPLHTVLKLTPVAYGCKVDPVFLNIEAVNTHRDRPVCEDAQAGSAPSSRHNRIQPMASPAPNKAPSLPELGLNDLSLQNVSVDRDPMDALLTVPEHI, translated from the exons GGGCCTCCCGGCCAGAGGGAAGACCTACATCTCCAAGAAGCTCACACGCTACCTCAACTGGATCGGAGTCCCCACCAAAG TGTACAATGTGGGGCAGTATCGCAGGGAAGCTGTTCGAGCCTACTCGAATTTTGAATTCTTTCGTCCAGACAATGAAGAAGCCATGAAAATTCGCAA AGCTTGTGCCCTTTCTGCTTTGAAGGATGTTTCTGCCTACTTCACTCAGGATCATGGCCAGGTTGCG GTCTTTgatgccacaaacacaacgcaGGAGCGGAGAGAGATAATCCTCTCCTTTGCTAAAGACAACGGCTAcaaa GTGTTCTTTGTGGAGTCTGTCTGTGATGACCCTGAGATCATTGCAGAAAACATCAAG CAAGTAAAGCTAAGCAGTCCTGACTATGTGGGCTGTGATAAAGAAGAGGCAGTGGCCGACTTCCTGAAGAGAATCGAGTGCTACAAGGTCTCCTATGTGCCCCTGGATGAAGACCGTGACCG aAACCTGTCCTACATAAAGATCTTTAATGTAGGCAGCAGGTACTTGGTGAATCGTGTGCAGGACCACATTCAGAGCAGGATCGTCTACTATCTGATGAACATCCACGTCACACCACGCACTATTTACTTGTGCCGTCATGGCGAGAGTGACCTGAACCTGCTTGGCCGTATCGGGGGCGATTCGGGCCTCTCACCCCGTGGAAACAAG TTTGCCGCTGCTCTTGGGAAGTACATTCGGGGCCAGTGTATCCCGGACCTGAAGATCTGGACCAGTCACATGAGGAGGACCATCCAAACGGCAGAGGGAGTGGGCGTGGCCTACGAGCAATGGAAAGCCCTCAACGAGATCGACGCA ggtgtgtgtgaggaaatgACGTATGAGGAGATTCAGGAACACTATCCAGAAGAGTTTGCCCTTCGGGACCAGGACAAATACCGGTACCGCTACCCGAAAGGAGAG TCGTACGAGGACTTGGTGCACAGGTTGGAGCCCGTCATCATGGAGCTGGAGAGGCAGGAGAACGTGCTGGTGGTGTGTCACCAGGCCGTCATGAGGTGTCTGCTGGCCTACTTCCTAGACAAGAGTGCAG ATGAACTCCCCTACCTGAAGTGTCCTCTACACACGGTGCTTAAGCTCACACCTGTGGCCTACG GCTGTAAAGTGGATCCAGTTTTCCTGAACATTGAGGCTGTGAACACGCACAGAGACAGACCTGTG TGTGAGGATGCTCaggctggctccgccccctcctccaGACACAACCGCATCCAGCCAATggccagccccgcccccaacaaGGCTCCCAGCCTACCTGAGCTGGGCTTGAATGATCTTAGCTTGCAG AATGTCAGTGTGGACCGAGACCCCATGGATGCCCTCCTAACGGTTCCAGAGCACATCTAG